One Cololabis saira isolate AMF1-May2022 chromosome 18, fColSai1.1, whole genome shotgun sequence genomic region harbors:
- the LOC133464914 gene encoding claudin-20-like has protein sequence MLSAAVQILAFALALLGALGATVATLLPNWKVSVNVWTAGAMMTPVQQMQGLWMDCVWYSSGVFGCTLKDSLLSLPASLQYMRAGMVLSCILAVLGLGLASLGLKCTRWGGSHRAKGHTAIAAGGCFVLASLLCLVPASLFTNEVITAFLTTDLPDSSKYQPGGALCVTFVSAGFLLAGGVIFCLSCPGRSSRSRTDFAMSSESERREDPRDGRRRREPKTRRNKSVRLQTDEEKQDQRDQNRSPRHQQTRLAGSSPSKDLKDSYSLQEYV, from the coding sequence ATGCTGTCGGCCGCCGTCCAGATCCTGGCGTTCGCCCTGGCGCTGCTGGGCGCGCTGGGGGCCACCGTGGCCACGCTGCTGCCCAACTGGAAGGTGAGCGTGAACGTGTGGACGGCCGGCGCCATGATGACGCCCGTGCAGCAGATGCAGGGCCTGTGGATGGACTGCGTGTGGTACAGCTCCGGCGTGTTCGGCTGCACCCTGAAGGACTCGCTGCTGTCGCTGCCGGCGTCGCTGCAGTACATGCGGGCCGGCATGGTGCTGTCCTGCATCCTGGCCGTGCTGGGGCTCGGCCTGGCCTCGCTGGGGCTCAAGTGCACCCGCTGGGGGGGCAGCCACCGGGCTAAAGGCCACACGGCCATCGCCGCGGGGGGTTGCTTCGTCCTGGCCAGCCTGCTCTGCCTCGTCCCGGCGTCCCTGTTCACCAACGAGGTCATCACGGCGTTCCTGACCACCGACCTGCCGGACAGCAGCAAGTACCAGCCAGGGGGGGCTCTGTGCGTCACCTTCGTCTCCGCGGGCTTCCTCCTGGCCGGGGGGGTCATCTTCTGCCTGTCCTGCCCCGGTAGGAGCTCGCGGAGTCGGACGGACTTCGCTATGTCGTCCGAGTCCGAGCGGCGCGAGGATCCCAGGGACGGGCGGCGGAGGCGGGAGCCCAAAACCAGGAGGAACAAAAGCGTCCGGCTGCAGACGGACGAGGAGAAGCAGGACCAGCGGGACCAGAACCGGAGTCCCCGGCACCAGCAGACCCGGCTCGCCGGCTCGTCCCCGTCCAAAGACCTCAAGGACAGCTACAGCCTCCAGGAGTACGTGTAG